One window of Oscillibacter hominis genomic DNA carries:
- a CDS encoding molecular chaperone GrpE has translation MLHIVLWAGISLLAILFRLVKVLRLSGPLLYALLVPTLFRQWYLAHTLLADGILFALLILAVVSWVVSLAKWIRAIISYKRENSDAINQIRCLGRLAREQGADYIDIVLKN, from the coding sequence ATGCTTCATATTGTCCTTTGGGCGGGAATTTCACTTCTTGCGATTCTGTTCCGTTTGGTCAAAGTCCTGCGGCTCTCCGGCCCGCTGCTGTACGCCTTGCTGGTCCCCACGCTGTTTCGTCAGTGGTATCTGGCTCACACACTCCTGGCCGATGGCATACTTTTCGCTTTGCTGATCCTTGCAGTGGTGTCCTGGGTAGTTTCGCTGGCCAAGTGGATTCGTGCCATCATCTCCTATAAACGAGAAAACAGCGACGCCATTAACCAGATCCGCTGTTTGGGCAGGCTGGCCAGGGAACAGGGTGCCGATTATATTGATATCGTTCTGAAAAATTGA